In Candidatus Uhrbacteria bacterium CG10_big_fil_rev_8_21_14_0_10_50_16, the genomic window GTACGTCGAGAGACCAATAGTGTTGCTTTCAAAAAATTGCGCTAATTGTGGTTCCATAGACGCGGCCGTTGGAAACACGATCGCAGCCGTAATAAGTGTCGCAAGCAAACTAAAGATAATTCCTTCAATAATAAACGGAAGCCGCACAAAACTATTGCTTGCCCCCACCAACTTCATAATGCCAATCTCCTCTCTGTGCGTATAAATGGAGACGCGAATTGAGTTGAGTACAATCAAGACAGCAATAAGCGCAAAAATCCCGGCCAGCACAAGCGCAAATAGCTGTACACGCTGCGTAAACGCGTCGATACGTTGAATCACCCGCTCATGGTCAGAGAAGTCCTGACTCTCAATGGCATTGCCGAACGTCGGATTTTTTAGCGCCTCCAAAATAAACGCAAAATCATCTGTATTACGTGCCGAGACAATCAACTCTCCGCCAAACGGATTGGTCTCCACGACCGTCAACGCCTCTAAAATACGTGCGTCGTACCGGTGACGCTCAGAAAAACGCTTCAGTGCCTCCTCTCCACTCACATACTCTACCTTGGAGACTTGCGACAAGCTCGACACATAATCTTGCGCTCCAAAGATAATCTCCTCCGAAGTCCCCTTTTTAAAATACACCGAGACATCAATTTGATCCTCCACACTTTGAATCGCTGCATCCGTAAGCACGTGAAGCGTAATCAAAATATTGATCGTAGAGAGCGTCAATACAAAGACCAACACCGTGGCCACGGAGAGCCAGATGTTTCTCCCAATATTTTGGAGAGCAAACTTGGTTGTTCTGTGGAGGGTCCTCATGCCAATGTATAGTTACCAACATGGTCACGTACCACCGTTCCGTCTTTGAGCGTAATCACGCGTCCTTTAAGGTGGTTCACGATCGTTTTATCATGCGTCACCAACACCACCGTCGTCCCAAAATCGTTTATCTTTTTTAACAGATCAATAATCTCATGGGCGGTAATGGTATCCAGGTTTCCTGTGGGCTCGTCGGCCACAAGTACCTTTGGTCGATGCACTAACGCACGTGCAATCGCCACACGTTGCTGCTCACCGCCAGACATCTGGTGCGGATAGCGACGCTCTTTCCCCTCCAACCCCACAATGCGCATCACCTGCGGAACAACTTCTTTGATCCGTTTCCGCGCACCTCCAGCCACCTCCAACGCAAACGCAATATTCTCTGCCGCGGTCTTTTTTGGCAGCAATTTAAAATCCTGGTAGACCACACCAATTTGCCGTCGTAAAAACGGTACTTGTGCAGAAGAAATATCAGAAATATCCCATCCACCAATCACAATTTTCCCATGTGTTGGACGCTCTTCGGCAATCAAAAGCCGCAAAAGCGTTGTTTTTCCGGTGCCACTTTGACCTACGATTGAAACAAACTCCCCTGGTTCGATATGCAAATTGACCCCATGGAGTGCATGGACCTCTGTATCATACGCCTTAGAAACATTGTGAAGTTTGATCATACCCTTGATTTTTTTGAGCCCTTTGGCTACAATCCATGCCGCCAGTATAGCACAGAGAGATGTGAGCTCTTGTCGCTTTTCCCCAGCGCGTTCCTCTCCGTAACAACCCGTGCCACTGTAGCTCAGCTGGTAGAGCAATGCCTTCGTAAGGCAGAGGTCAGCGGTTCGACTCCGCTCAGTGGCTCCATAAGACGATCTACCCAGTAGGTCGTTTTGTTTTACGGCTTCATGTAGTACGTCACGTTCGCCTTCGCGCGACGGTCATTCAATACGTCGTATACATCACGTTTTGCTACAGAAAGTTCTTGTGCGTTTACAAGAGTCACTCCCTGTGTCGCGTCCTGTTCTAGCACGCGGTAAAAAATAAACCGATCAGCGAGTTCTATCACCTCCGTCACGCCACCCTCTGATGTTGTACGCAATACTTGTTGTGCCTCCGTCGGATAATCATCGAGCGGTCGTAATCCAAGTTCTCCTCCATCAATGGCCGACAAGCTTCCACTCACCTGCACCGCAAGTGTACTAAATTGTTCCGGGTCACGCGTAATCTCCTCATGAATTCCTGCAATAACGGTTCGTGGCGGATCCTGCATCTCCTCATTATGTAAAATCGCTTCGTCGAGAACACGTATGCGCGCAAGCGGCTCTGTCACAAACTGTGTAAACTGTTCCGGTGTCCATCTAAACTGTTCGTACAATGCCGCCTCATAGCGTGCTTCGTCTTCATATTGATCAATAAACGTGCGACGTACGCTCTCAACATCCGTTTGTTGCACACGTAGATGCAGTTCTTCTGCTAAATCGATCAATAACACTTCTTGAATCATACGCTCCGTAATCCGTTCCTTCAGAGCATCTTTGTTTGTGTCATCCGTTGCTCCTTTTTGTTGATAGAGTTCCGACCATCCATCAAGCACGGTTTGATACGCACGATACGAAATATTGGTCGAATTCACACGAATCGCCGGAACCGGTAAAACCGTACCAATGGAACGCAAGAGCGAACCCCCTATCGGTAATTGGTAGAGCGACATCACAAACAGCCCAATTAACGTACAGACAACAAGCAAGACAACAAAAAGACGGCCCCCAATAAGCAGGACACGGCGCACGGGCAATTGACGAGAAGCGTAAAGATGCTCAGGTATTGGTTCTGGGCCCACGCGATCAACTCGCTTCTTTGCGGTCATATTGTTCTGGATCAAAGAAATACCAAGCCCACTGTTGCAAACGCGTACCATCTTGCACAGACGCAATCCCACGTTTTGCCTCTTCGTCACCTCCAAGAAGTTCCCCTCCAATAAACACCTGTGTTTCCCCAGGACGCTGCAAGCCAAATTTTTCTCGCGCTTCCTTTTCTAAAAAAGATTCGGTGGAAAGGTACTCCTGGTAGTCCTTCAACGACTGATTGCGTTCTTCTAGCGACTGCTTCTCGTCTTGCAATGCAGAAATCTCCCGTTGAATCGATGCACTGCGAACAAACTCACGACCAAAACTCAACGCAATAAGGACAAATAAAATCCCGTTAATAACAAAAAACAATCGATACTGGAGCACGTGTCGAACAGCTTGAAAGGGTTGGTGTTTCATGACGGTTGGGAATCAAGATGAACTCGTTCAAACGTTGTTTGTCGCGAAGAAGGTGCACCTCGGGTCGCACCAGAAAGCTCTACAATAATCGCATGTAAAACCTCTGGGCGACGGATACGATCAAAATGCATTGTCGG contains:
- the ftsE gene encoding cell division ATP-binding protein FtsE — its product is MLYQLSYSGTGCYGEERAGEKRQELTSLCAILAAWIVAKGLKKIKGMIKLHNVSKAYDTEVHALHGVNLHIEPGEFVSIVGQSGTGKTTLLRLLIAEERPTHGKIVIGGWDISDISSAQVPFLRRQIGVVYQDFKLLPKKTAAENIAFALEVAGGARKRIKEVVPQVMRIVGLEGKERRYPHQMSGGEQQRVAIARALVHRPKVLVADEPTGNLDTITAHEIIDLLKKINDFGTTVVLVTHDKTIVNHLKGRVITLKDGTVVRDHVGNYTLA